A stretch of DNA from Spirosoma endbachense:
AATATGAATACAGACACACAGGCTGCGGCTAGCCAACTGATCGGGAGCCGATTTAACAATGGTCTGACAGGGCTCCCCTGCGGATTGGTTGATACACTCGGAGGAGTGTTTTCTAATCGACTTCGAAAGCGATCCAGACCAGCTGTTATATTGGCTACGTACTGAGGATGAGTGGTTTCCCATTCAATCAGGGTTTCGTAATAGACGGATCGGTTATGAGGGTCTTCTAACCAATCTTCGATGAGTTTACGCTGGAGAGCCGTTACCCTTCCGGCGTGATAATCAAATAAAAGAGCTTTAGTGACAGGAGCCATTTCTAAGAGAATTTGCGTTTTTAGCGTTGAGGGTTATAAATCAGAATCCAACTAAACTGACCATCAATACCCAGATCCACATGGGACGAAGCGCCTGGCGAAGGAGCGATAGGGCTTTGCTCATGTGCGTTTCTACCGTTTTTACACTGATCCCGAGTTCACTGGCAATCTCCTGGTATTTCCGGCCTTCAAACCGGCTTAGTATAAATACACGCTTTGTTTGCTGGGGAAGCTGATCAATGGTTTGTTCAATGCGTTGATACAGCTCATCGTACTGAACAATCTCCGACGGGGAGGGCTGTTGGTCAGTAATGTTGACCGAATCGACGGCTGTTCCGCGTCGGGACTTGCTGAGTTCCCACCGCACATAATCGTAGGCCCGGTAGCGGACCGCCTGCATCAGATACGCTTTGTAGGAGATGGTAACCGTCTTGTACGATTCTTCTTTGTAGAACTGATAGAAGACTTCGGAAACAATATCTTCGGCCGCTTCTTTTGAATAGACAAACCGACTGGCGTGACTGCATAACGCGACGTAATATTTTCGGAATAAGACTTCACAAGCTTCCCACGGATTGGTTTCCAATACTTGTCGAAGTGGCCAGTCTGGATCATTTTCCAGACTCGTAGAACCAGTTGGCCTGAGTGGGCGAATAGGGTTGTCAGACTTATCCAATAGCTGAAATAAAGGCTGGGGCATAGGCAATACTGGCTCGTAATTACGATCTATTAATCCCAAGTCGAGTTTCCCCTAAAATACCCTGAGTTAATATGTGATTTTTTTCATAAAAATTTTACACGGACCAGAAAACCTTATAGGGAAGCCAGGAATACTGTCCACGATAAGCAGCCAAAGTGGACAGTTTTAGACAATAGATAAGTCTGTGTGTAGGAGCTATCTTAGAAGAGCCAAATGGGGGCAGCGTTATTTTTAGAAACCTTTGTTGCTCGGATGGTAGCTTTGCTGATATCGGTTTCTTTAACCAATAATACACTCAACCAGCGCGAGATGAATATTCTCAAATAAGGCTCTTTTCGAGATACACTTGCAAAATGCCTTTCCAGGCATTTTGTTATCTGTTCTGTCCAAATACATACGAGCGTATGCATGTGTACAAAATAGACAAATGAAGCATCCACCGTCGCTCTTTCTGAGCATTTGTTGAGAATAAGGGAAACACTTTTATTTGCTGTTCAATCCAGTTAATAGCCTACCAGGGAGGTAACTCATTATTTACTTGGTAGGCGTCAACTATTTCTGTAGCTTACATTCCTAGGCTTGGCTTCGTGAGGGTTATTCAGTGATACACCCTTCTAGGCCAGATGAGGCCTGTTCACTTCTACCCGTATGACCTGCCAGACTTGCGGCCATCTCAATCAGGAAAACTTTTGTCCCAACTGTGGGGAAAAACGCTTCGATCCCCATAGTTTAACCCTCAGCCATGTCTCGGAAGAAATCCTGGAGGGCTTTACCCATGCGGATCATACACTGCTGAGAACTCTAAAGACTTTACTGTTTCGACCCGGTCAGCTCACGGCCGAGTATGTAGTCGGCCGACGCGTTATTTACATGAAGCCCCTGGGCCTTTTTTTAGTGGTTAACCTGGTGTTCTTTCTGCTGGCAAGCTACAATGCCTTCAATCAGCCACTGAGTAGCTTTCTGAACTACGCCAATTATACCGCTTTTGGGACCAAACAGGCCCTGCAGCGTGCCCTGGATCATGCCCACCAGACGCTGGACACCTATCAGCCCCTCTTCGATGCGTCGATGAAAGCTAGTTCCAAAGCCTATCTAATAGTTCTCATACCGCTATACACGTTAATTTTTGGTGTATTGATGTGGTCGGCTCGACGGACATGGATTGAGCATCTGATTTTCTCAACCCACTTTCTGAGTTTTGTCTTGATCTTCTTTTTACTCCAGCAGTTATTGGTCGTTATGCCCCTCATCGGATTAATTGGCCTTCACCAATGGGAAGTGCGGGGCGATTTGATCGTAAGCCTGGTAGGCTTGGCTTTTGTCGGCTTTTATCTGGCTCGTGGCTTTAGGCGATTTTATGGCACAGGTCCAGTTTGGTCCGCATTCGCTGCCCTCCTTAGTACGATTCTTTTTACGGGTGTGGTTATGGCGTATCGGCTTCTTCTGTTTTACAAGATCGTTTGGCTGAGCCATTAACCATGCCGGTAGTGGCCATTGGCGTCGCCAATTTACTTGTCAATTCAACGGAAACCGATGTTGTCTGGCCATCTCAATAATCACCCCTTTTACGGTACACTAGTTTTCTATAAATCAGCCGTTCTTTCCCTCTTGCCAAGCTAAGTAGTGGTAAACCTTGATTCGTTACGACTATGAGCTTGTCCGAATCAATGGAATAGGCGCATTGGGTAGGGTATTGCCTACTTCTACAAACAGCTTCATCAGTGGTTGATTGACGTAATAATTACTACGCCCGATTTTCTGTTTATGCACAAAGCCCTGCTCGGTCAATAAGTCCAGATAGCGGGTGGCTGTCAGGCGCGTTACGTGCAAATCGTCCATCAGAAAATCAATCTTGGTGTACGGGTGTCGAAACAAGTTGTTGAGCAAGTCCTGACTATAGAGCTTGGGCAGCCGTTGCCGCAGCATATGCTTATACTGTTGCATCAGATCACGAATAGTCTGTACCAGCACAATCGTTTGCCGGGCCGTTTGTTCTACCCCATCCAGCATATACAGTACCCAGCCTTCCCAGTCCTGTTGCTCGCGTACGGCCTGTAGTCGCTCGTAGTATCCGCTCTTATGCTGAATAATATAGCGGCTCATGTAGAGGATCGGCAAATGAAGCAACTCTTGCTGTACTAAATACAGCATGTTAATGATCCGGCCCGTACGCCCGTTGCCGTCGTAGAAGGGATGGATGCTTTCAAACTGGTAATGCACGACGGCCATTTTTACCAGGGGGTCGGCATCAAGCACCGTATCGTCGTTGATAAACCGTTCGAGGTTTGCCATCAGGCTTTCAATCTGACCAGCTTCCTGCGGGGGCGTATACACCACCTCTCCAGTTTGTCCATTGCGGAGCGTAGTGCCAGGTAAACGTCGAAAGCCAGCATTATTCTGCTCTAATTCTTGCTGAATAGCGATGATGTGTCGTAGGGTAAGAAGCTTTTGTTGCCGCACCAAGGCAAATCCTTTTTTTAGGGCACTGGCGTAGCGTTGTACTTCTTTGGTTGCCGGACTGGCAGAGGTATCTGTAAAGAGTTCTGCTCTAAACAGATCGTCATGCGTAGTGATAATGTTTTCAACCGCCGAGGAATCTTTGGCTTCCTGTAGGGCTAGGGTATTGATCAGGATCGATTCATTGGGAATCGTAGCCGCCACACCTTTGAGCTCTGCCAGATACCGATGTGCGGCAGCTACTTTGCGTAGCACCAGGCGGGTTTCTAGATCAACCTTGGGTGGTAGAGGCGTTAAAACGAATGCCATAAGAACAATAGCAATGATAGGGCACTGAGTACTTATGCATAAAAAGTGGGGTTTTTCTATGCACATTGTGTGCAATATATATAGAAAATGCCACTTTTCTATATATATTCTATTCACTGCGCTTGAGTGAATCTTGTAGAATAGTTGTCGATGTTGCCCTTAAGATATTCAATCATCCTAGGCCGTTTCCGCTCGACTTAAGCTTTATATGCGCATAGAAGTACGTTACAAAATTGATCTCGTAGTCAATGTGCGTTTTGGTATAATCAATCCAATCATCGGATACGTATAATCTCAAGTAGGAGCATTTTACGAGATTGTACAGTCGGTGGTTGCTTGCTACAAATTCTAATAATTCGCCCCAGACGAAGCGCACAACAACCAGTTCAGCCGCTCAGCAGTGCGGTACTTACCGGCTGTTTGTACCCGCAATCAACGGTTTACGGCTTGACGATGGTGGGTGTTTTAGAAAGCTGTCTGCGAACAAACCTACTACTGCCAATTTAACTACCAATCCTGAATAAAGAACTTTTAATCTCACCTCGCCAAGCCAATGATAACGGCGATCGATTTTTACTTATGTCGCGATAAAGTGGCTAATAACTCGTCCAGGTTTTTCATGGCCATAGCCGTTTCTTCCTGGAAGCCCATTACAAGCATCTTCTCCGATAGGTGATCATGAGTCAGCAGTTCACAAAGATTAGACTACACTGACCTAGCATACTACTCTTTAGCCAAGCTTAAAAATTAAATCCAAAATGAAATCCCGGTTCTCCGACGATGAATTTAGACCATTTATCATCCAACTGTTTAAATCCATCTGGTAATTCTGTGTGATAAGCACGCTGGGTAATTGCAATGGATGTTTGAATAAAAAATCTGTCCTTAAAAAGTTTGATGTGATAACCTATACGGTAAGTATTGAAAATCTGAAATCCATTGTCAATTTTTTTGCCGTCATCATTCACAAAAATTTGCCAGGTAGGCATTACATTAAGTTCGGCATATAAACCTTTCCACAAAAATCGTTGGTAAGCCACTGATAGGCCGTACTCACGAACGTATCCCGGAAATTTTTCTTCCTGCTTTCCGTATGATTTGTTAAAAATTGGGTGAATACCATTCGGCCAAGCATACTTCCAAGTTTTTGGTTCTAATGTGATTACATCTTTTCCTGTAATACGATACCCAAAATTGAGTTGAGCGAAGTTGGGGGGATTTGTAGTAGCCAAATTGCCCAATAAAAATATAGTACTGCCAACAAACCACCGATTGTACGTACTGTCTTGCTTTTTATATTGTGCACTCACCTGCAAACTACTTGTCAATACTACGCCAAGTCCAATCCATAAAATTTTCTTTTGCATATCTGTTTTAATTGGTATTAAACGATAAGGCAAAAGTAGATTGAGGGATTACCCAATCTCGTTCACTTAAGTTAAGAAAGAATTTACTGTTTACTTTTTTCAAGAGTTCTGGCTTTTAGTCTGCTTGAGATTTACACCTAAGAAACTTGCCAAGAATTTGACTGCCTTTGGGTATTGGTTTAGGAAACCTCCTGAAGTTACAAAACTTCAGGAGGTCCATATTTAATTCAAACAACTGCTTTCATCTAGTCATTGTAGTTTTAAAACTTAAATCCAAAATCAAGTCCAGGTTGAATAAAGTAGTTATTCCATTTTTGTTCCACTGCTTTAAATGATTCTGGAACATTAGTTCTTACAGGCCAATAACTAATGCCAATAGCTGGTTCAAAAAAGAATCGGTCTTTAAAAAACTTAAACTGGTAACCTAAATAGAAGTCCAGATATAACGTATATCCATTACCAATCTTTTTATTGTTCTCGTCCATATATTTTTCAAACACATTCAATGCATAAACGGATGTGTAGGCTCCTTTCCACCAAAACCGCTGATAGCCTACTGTAGGTGCCAGAATGCGTGCATGTCCAGGATAGTTTAGTCCCGGTGCATCAAATGATGGTCCAAAAGGGATACCTAGTGGCCAGGAATAAATAGATCTTTTAAATCTAAAGGAAACGACATCTTTCGGGGTTATCCTGTATCCAACATTTAATTGTACGTACTCAGGTCGATTTGGATCATCGGGAATAAAATTTCCTAACATATAGAATGAACTCCCAACGAACCAACGTCTATACGAACTGTCTGTTTTAGCGTGTTGTGCTTTGAGTTGGAACGTACCTGTCAGTAATAAGACCAAACCGATGAAGAAAATCTTCTTTTGCATTTCTTTTGCTGTTACGTGAAACGATACGGCAAAAGTGGGTCGGCGAAATGCCGTAACTCGTTCACTTTAGTTAAGAAATGAACCTTACCCCTTATCTTTCTCTGTAATTCTGGCTCTTAATCTGCTTAATGACTGGGGTTTGATACCTAAATAGCTCGCTAACTGATGCTGAGGCACACGCTGAAGTAGGTCCGGTCTTTTTTGGATTAAGTTCAGGTAGCGTTGCTCAGGGGAAGAATTCTTAAACTCGTCAAAGTCTATTCGCTGTTTAGCTAACAATTCTTCTGCCAGTAGTTTACACATTATGTCAAACTTTGGAAATTTACTGTTTATTTCTACTTCCATTTCAGCATTGGAAACTAAAAGAATACTGTCTTCTACACAACTTACATAATAGTCGGAGGGAGTTTTGCTGGTCACACAAGGAGGTGTCAATGCGTCCATTTCGGTGTAGAAAGCAGTCGTTTTTTCATCACCCTCTACCACATAATAGGTCCGAATACAGCCCTTTAGAACAAAGTAGCTTTCGTTCGATCGTTGTCCTGCCTTGAGTAAAGTCGTCCCTTTCTTTAGGGAGAAGAATATGTCCAACGAAACGATTACGTTCTTCTCTTCTTCGGTCAGCGAAATGTATTTTGAGATAAAGTCAAATAGAATATTCTTCATTGATTTGTTGTTATTCGTGTCGTTTGCTACACTTGCCACTACCAAAGCACGATCCGATTTTACGCCGAAGCGCGAACGGGTGGCCCGTGCGGCTCAAACGCAGTGTCGACTGAAGCCTGGAAATGCAAACCAAACTTGCTTAACTGAGACGTTTGGCTTGTATGCCGAAACGGGGCATACAAGCAATTTCCTGGACTCTTCACCAACCTATTATTGCAGGCAAGTTACTAAATCAAAAACTGCTCTAACATAATGAGGAATAGTTGATTGATCAAGAAAAGGCTAATCGTAGACGTAATAGTAATCCAGCGATTTATGAGATTCAGCAACGGCTAGTTTCAATGTTACTCAGCTTATTTGCTATTTCTTCTTGAGCATATCCTGGATCAGCTCTTCAAGCCGGGCCACTTTGACTTGCTGCTCTTCCAACTCAGTAACTCTCGCGTTTAAGGCCTGATTCGTTCGCTCTTGCTCGATACTGTATAAAGGGGTAGTTAACACATTTAGGGTATATCCGCCACGTAACGACTATAGCTACTTAAATATCAAATAGTTACCAAAAGTTATTCCTTATATTGAGGCAGATGCTATCAAATCCTAGCTCGGTAGTTTCAACCAAGCGTATTTTCTCGCTATTTATTCCGTAAAAACCCTTGTTTTAGGGGGTGTCCTTGAAAGAATCCACCCGGGGGCACTACATTAGTTCAACTTGTCAAAACTCTATCAAGCCATGCGATCTTCTCTGCTCTTTGTTGCCCCTTTTTTTGCTCTGCTCCTTGGCCTGGGTGCCTGCGGCTCAAAGGATTCTCCCCCTCCGGTTGAAAACCCCATTACCCAGTACCTGGATGCCGACACTACCCTCAAACGGGCTGCTTATGGTCCAAATGCAATTGAGTTTGGCCTTGTGTTTAGTGCTACGGTCGACGGAAAACTAACGGAAGTGGGTTGCGAAATGCCCGATCCCGGTTCGTACCGGGTTAGTGTCTGGGACAACCAGACCAAGGCACTACTGCGGCAGAAAACCATTGAGCAGTCGTCGCCCGGAAAACTAACGATGAGCAGCATCGACGCCCTTGCCCTAACGGCCAATAAAAAATACATCATAAGTATCAATAGCCAGTCGGGGGGAGTGAACAGGAAGTATCATTCCGTGATAAAAAAGGCAGGGGGCGAATTTATTCCCTTTACGAAAGGGAGTATTCTGGTGTATAACACCAGTTACCGGACTACCGCGATGGCCGTTTTTCCCGATGAAATCAATAACCTCAAGCAAGTCGTGTACGGCTATCCAGAATTCACGTTTGTAAAAGACTAAACCCGTTGAAAGCGTTAAAGGCAGTACGACGGGGTCGCTGACACAGTTGGGTATATCCGCCATCAAAGCATGTTAACAGGCTATGCACTAGGATCTTGCCGAAAAATGTATGCATTTAACGTTCGTATTCAACAGTTAAAAATTTTGCTGTTTATGGACGTGTAAAAGCATCATAATTATATGCCTTTAAGGCCAAAAATACCCTTCAAGGCAAACCCATTGCGAAAGGCATCTTTGGAAGTGAAATTGAGTCGTTTTGTAAGCCATTTAGCCAAAAGGGTGAAATTCCCCTTAAGTACAGATAGTTAAATCTGTATAACCATTTGATTGTTAGTTAATTATAGGCTTTACGTGGCGGATATACCCTAAATGTGTTAACTACCCCACTCTAGAACCTGGCGACTCGATTGACTTACCGCCTAACAGTTTGCATACATTTACCAATGCAGGGGATGGGCCTTGCCGCTGGCTGAACGTACATAGCCCGAAGGGGTTTTTAACCTTTTTTGAAACGTTTGGCGTAGATTCTAATCAGGAAGATGCCTTCCAGAAATCGGTGGATGGCCAGCTCATTGCCGATGTCCTGCGGCAAGCAGCCAGTTATGATATGCATATTCAACTTCCCCAGTAGCCCTGATCGGCTAACGTCAGCTCCACGCTGCTTTTTTTCTAACCTCGTTCCCAAAAACCACTGATTCGCATGAAACGTATTCTTTTCCTCCTAACAACGATTTTGGTCTTGTCAATCGCGGGCAAGCCTGTTCAGGCACAACCAGAAACACTTACCTCCACTTTTTCTGCTAAATTAACCACGAATGGGAGCTGGACAGGCTTTTGGACCTGGGATCCGGCGAAACGGGTATGGTATTGGACGTGGGTTTGGATACCCTCTTCGCCTTATTCGGGTTACTCCGTCGGCTAGCCCTCTTCGCTCCTCCTTCCCCCTCAGGCCCCTGCTCTCTATACGGGCAGAAGCTTGAGGGGGAAGCATTCCCGAATAACAGGTTGCCTTTCGGCACCCCTACTTTGGACCTGTAACCGGTAGCCATCGTCAAACCAGCAAGAAGTTAATTCGGCTGGGTGTTCCAGCGATTGGCCCATAGATCAGTATGTCTGGCTGGTCGACAGCTATGCTTTATCGAAAACTAGTTCACTTAACAAGTCATGGACATGGACACGAATCGATTGCTCACCGAATTACAAGCTAGACATGACTTCCCAGCCGGGCAATTTCCTCAATTTCTGGCCTTATTTGACCCCCTTTATATCCAGAAAAACCAAATCGTTTTTCTAGCGGGCGACATCGTGTCCTACGCCTATTTTATTGTTAAAGGCTGCCTGCGCCAGTATTATGTCAACGCCGAGGGTGTTGAGAACACCATCTATTTTGCCGAAGAAGGCGGGTGGACTGGGGAAATGAGCAGTTTTATCCACCGGGTACCCACCACCATGAACTTACAGGCCCTGGAAGATTCCCAGGCCCTGGTGCTTACACGAACTAACTGGGAACTGGCTACCCGAACCTTTCCTGATTATGCCCTCTACCAGATTAAAAACCGGGCGCGGAACATTACCCGCTTGAAGGAGCAGATTGGCCACGCTCAAACCGATACCCCCGATCAGAAGTACCGCCGGTTGCTGACCGAAAAGCCGCATCTCCTCCAGCGATTGGCCCAGTACCAGATCGCTAACTATCTGGGCGTAACCCCGGAAACCTATAGTCGCATCCGAAAACGGAATACGCCCCTCTAATACAATCTTGATTTAAATCAAGATTTGTGCGCTTAGCCCCTGCTTACTTTGCGAGCGTACTTTTTACCAACTCAATACCATGCAACATACCGAAATCATCCGGCTAGGTGCCGGTCTGGAAATCCATATCCTGCTGGATACCCTCGATACCAACCGACAGTTTACCCTCTTCAAGGTCATTGTGGAGCCAGCCGCCAAAGTGCCCGCT
This window harbors:
- a CDS encoding DUF3667 domain-containing protein, with amino-acid sequence MTCQTCGHLNQENFCPNCGEKRFDPHSLTLSHVSEEILEGFTHADHTLLRTLKTLLFRPGQLTAEYVVGRRVIYMKPLGLFLVVNLVFFLLASYNAFNQPLSSFLNYANYTAFGTKQALQRALDHAHQTLDTYQPLFDASMKASSKAYLIVLIPLYTLIFGVLMWSARRTWIEHLIFSTHFLSFVLIFFLLQQLLVVMPLIGLIGLHQWEVRGDLIVSLVGLAFVGFYLARGFRRFYGTGPVWSAFAALLSTILFTGVVMAYRLLLFYKIVWLSH
- a CDS encoding cupin domain-containing protein, translated to MYPKCVNYPTLEPGDSIDLPPNSLHTFTNAGDGPCRWLNVHSPKGFLTFFETFGVDSNQEDAFQKSVDGQLIADVLRQAASYDMHIQLPQ
- a CDS encoding Crp/Fnr family transcriptional regulator; amino-acid sequence: MDTNRLLTELQARHDFPAGQFPQFLALFDPLYIQKNQIVFLAGDIVSYAYFIVKGCLRQYYVNAEGVENTIYFAEEGGWTGEMSSFIHRVPTTMNLQALEDSQALVLTRTNWELATRTFPDYALYQIKNRARNITRLKEQIGHAQTDTPDQKYRRLLTEKPHLLQRLAQYQIANYLGVTPETYSRIRKRNTPL
- a CDS encoding Crp/Fnr family transcriptional regulator; amino-acid sequence: MKNILFDFISKYISLTEEEKNVIVSLDIFFSLKKGTTLLKAGQRSNESYFVLKGCIRTYYVVEGDEKTTAFYTEMDALTPPCVTSKTPSDYYVSCVEDSILLVSNAEMEVEINSKFPKFDIMCKLLAEELLAKQRIDFDEFKNSSPEQRYLNLIQKRPDLLQRVPQHQLASYLGIKPQSLSRLRARITEKDKG
- a CDS encoding RNA polymerase sigma-70 factor, whose protein sequence is MPQPLFQLLDKSDNPIRPLRPTGSTSLENDPDWPLRQVLETNPWEACEVLFRKYYVALCSHASRFVYSKEAAEDIVSEVFYQFYKEESYKTVTISYKAYLMQAVRYRAYDYVRWELSKSRRGTAVDSVNITDQQPSPSEIVQYDELYQRIEQTIDQLPQQTKRVFILSRFEGRKYQEIASELGISVKTVETHMSKALSLLRQALRPMWIWVLMVSLVGF
- a CDS encoding Fic family protein — translated: MAFVLTPLPPKVDLETRLVLRKVAAAHRYLAELKGVAATIPNESILINTLALQEAKDSSAVENIITTHDDLFRAELFTDTSASPATKEVQRYASALKKGFALVRQQKLLTLRHIIAIQQELEQNNAGFRRLPGTTLRNGQTGEVVYTPPQEAGQIESLMANLERFINDDTVLDADPLVKMAVVHYQFESIHPFYDGNGRTGRIINMLYLVQQELLHLPILYMSRYIIQHKSGYYERLQAVREQQDWEGWVLYMLDGVEQTARQTIVLVQTIRDLMQQYKHMLRQRLPKLYSQDLLNNLFRHPYTKIDFLMDDLHVTRLTATRYLDLLTEQGFVHKQKIGRSNYYVNQPLMKLFVEVGNTLPNAPIPLIRTSS
- a CDS encoding DUF4082 domain-containing protein, with amino-acid sequence MRSSLLFVAPFFALLLGLGACGSKDSPPPVENPITQYLDADTTLKRAAYGPNAIEFGLVFSATVDGKLTEVGCEMPDPGSYRVSVWDNQTKALLRQKTIEQSSPGKLTMSSIDALALTANKKYIISINSQSGGVNRKYHSVIKKAGGEFIPFTKGSILVYNTSYRTTAMAVFPDEINNLKQVVYGYPEFTFVKD